From a single Candidatus Methylomirabilota bacterium genomic region:
- a CDS encoding branched-chain amino acid ABC transporter ATP-binding protein/permease produces the protein MRWPPTRGLGPPVAVGALGLALAVLPALKVPAFYESFLYLVFHWVALATSWTILSGFSGYFSFGHGAFFGAGMYTTATLAAGWGVPFFLTLPPAGLLAALFGMGVGAVVFRVRRLRGELFALLTLAVTFVLATIVLNTRIDGGPGVYLSGVPLPRVAGSATATLYLLGLGVALGSIATAYAVVRARWGVGLFAIHDDEDVAEVMGVPTYRYKLVALGLSSGLAGVAGGIHAMFVTYVTVAETFSIVVPLYVVLMSVLGGARHWLGPAVGATLITVLMYAFTSGETAVVGRALVGLTLMLVILFLPNGITGLVARGHPPRPAARAPARSPDGPSRPAPPPASAPPLLVCRDVRKAFRGVRALAGVSLDVREGEILGLVGPNGSGKSTLINVVSGHYRPDGGGIRFDGVELAGRAAHRIAGLGIARTYQIPRPFARLTVRNNVAVAGMFGRTGHDRRTAEREAARWLEFTGLADRAEALPGALNLHQRKFLELARALASEPRLVLLDEVLSGLTASEMADAARLVRQIRDRGATVVFVEHIIRAVLDLSDRVVVLNYGQVIASGAPHDVMRHPDVVRAYLGKAYA, from the coding sequence ATGCGGTGGCCACCGACGCGCGGTCTGGGCCCGCCCGTCGCCGTGGGAGCCCTCGGCCTCGCGCTCGCCGTGCTGCCCGCGCTGAAGGTGCCGGCCTTCTACGAGTCGTTCCTCTACCTCGTCTTTCACTGGGTGGCCCTCGCGACGAGCTGGACCATCCTGAGCGGGTTCTCCGGGTACTTCAGCTTCGGTCACGGCGCGTTCTTCGGGGCCGGGATGTACACGACGGCGACGCTGGCCGCCGGCTGGGGCGTGCCGTTCTTCCTGACCCTGCCGCCGGCCGGGCTCCTGGCCGCGCTCTTCGGGATGGGCGTGGGAGCGGTGGTCTTCCGGGTGCGGCGCCTCCGGGGTGAGCTGTTCGCTCTCCTCACCCTCGCGGTGACCTTCGTCCTCGCCACCATCGTCCTGAACACGCGCATCGACGGTGGGCCCGGCGTCTACCTGAGCGGGGTTCCCCTGCCCCGGGTCGCCGGGTCAGCCACCGCCACCCTCTACCTGCTGGGTCTCGGCGTCGCCCTGGGCTCGATCGCGACCGCCTACGCCGTCGTCCGCGCGCGCTGGGGGGTGGGGCTCTTCGCCATCCACGACGACGAGGACGTGGCGGAGGTGATGGGCGTGCCCACCTACCGCTACAAGCTGGTCGCCCTCGGTCTCTCGTCCGGCCTCGCCGGCGTGGCGGGCGGCATCCACGCCATGTTCGTCACTTACGTCACCGTGGCCGAGACGTTCTCCATCGTCGTCCCTCTCTACGTGGTGCTGATGAGCGTGCTGGGTGGCGCCCGGCACTGGCTGGGTCCCGCCGTCGGCGCCACGCTCATCACCGTGCTGATGTACGCCTTCACGAGTGGCGAGACGGCCGTGGTGGGGCGCGCCCTGGTCGGGTTGACGCTGATGCTCGTGATTCTGTTCCTGCCCAACGGAATCACCGGGCTCGTGGCCCGCGGCCACCCGCCGAGACCGGCCGCGCGCGCTCCCGCGCGGTCGCCCGACGGGCCCTCCCGGCCCGCTCCCCCGCCCGCCTCCGCGCCGCCGCTGCTCGTCTGCCGCGACGTCCGAAAGGCCTTCCGCGGGGTGCGGGCGCTGGCCGGGGTCAGCCTCGATGTCCGGGAGGGCGAGATCCTCGGGCTCGTCGGTCCGAACGGCTCCGGCAAGTCGACGCTGATCAACGTCGTCAGCGGCCACTACCGGCCGGACGGCGGCGGGATCCGCTTCGACGGCGTCGAGCTGGCCGGCCGGGCGGCTCACCGGATCGCCGGGCTGGGCATCGCGCGCACGTATCAGATCCCGCGACCGTTCGCCCGGCTGACCGTCCGGAACAACGTCGCGGTCGCCGGCATGTTCGGCCGGACGGGCCACGACCGGCGGACGGCCGAGCGCGAGGCCGCCCGCTGGCTCGAGTTCACCGGACTCGCCGACCGGGCGGAGGCGCTGCCCGGGGCCCTCAACCTGCACCAGCGGAAGTTCCTGGAGCTGGCCCGGGCCCTCGCCTCCGAGCCCCGGCTCGTCCTGCTCGACGAGGTGCTCTCGGGACTGACGGCCTCGGAGATGGCCGACGCCGCCCGGCTCGTTCGGCAGATCCGCGACCGCGGAGCGACGGTCGTGTTCGTCGAGCACATCATCCGCGCCGTCCTGGATCTCTCCGACCGCGTGGTGGTGCTGAACTACGGCCAGGTCATCGCCAGCGGCGCCCCCCACGACGTCATGCGGCATCCCGACGTCGTCCGCGCCTATCTCGGGAAGGCCTATGCTTGA
- a CDS encoding branched-chain amino acid ABC transporter permease translates to MPSLTLLGQSVLSGILVGGLYGLLGMGLSLSWGLLRLINLAHFALAFLGAYLTYALASGFGLDPLLTLLLIPPAFFALGVLLQMLFARFGVTEFSSLLVTFGLTVIIESLIQWIWTADYRRLETVYSAVSLRAGGLFIPLAELLALATAVVLAGFTWTWLRFTWVGKAIRASAEDPLMAAAFGVNHRRLALVLSGIAAAYAGVAGAFVALVYTLAPAQIYAWIGVVFAAVIIGGLGNPLGPLVAGIVIGVSEALTMALTTPAWAPLVSFTLLILVLLLRPDRV, encoded by the coding sequence GTGCCGAGCCTCACGCTCCTCGGACAGTCGGTCCTGTCCGGGATCCTCGTCGGCGGCCTCTACGGCCTTCTCGGAATGGGCCTCAGCCTGTCCTGGGGCCTGCTCCGTCTCATCAACCTCGCCCACTTCGCGCTGGCCTTCCTGGGCGCCTACCTCACCTACGCCCTGGCGTCCGGATTCGGCCTGGACCCACTCCTCACCCTGCTCCTCATCCCGCCCGCGTTCTTCGCGCTCGGCGTGCTGCTCCAGATGCTCTTCGCCCGGTTCGGGGTCACCGAGTTCAGCTCGCTCCTGGTCACGTTCGGCCTGACGGTCATCATCGAGAGCCTGATCCAGTGGATCTGGACGGCCGACTACCGCCGCCTGGAGACGGTCTACAGCGCCGTCTCCCTGCGGGCGGGCGGACTCTTCATTCCGCTCGCCGAGCTGCTCGCCCTCGCGACCGCCGTCGTGCTGGCCGGCTTCACGTGGACCTGGCTGCGCTTCACCTGGGTGGGCAAGGCCATCCGGGCGAGCGCCGAGGATCCCCTGATGGCGGCCGCGTTCGGGGTGAACCATCGTCGCCTCGCGCTGGTGCTGTCAGGGATCGCGGCCGCCTATGCGGGCGTCGCCGGCGCCTTCGTGGCGCTCGTCTACACGCTCGCCCCCGCCCAGATCTACGCCTGGATCGGGGTCGTGTTCGCCGCCGTGATCATCGGCGGCCTGGGCAATCCGCTGGGACCGCTGGTGGCCGGGATCGTGATCGGGGTGAGCGAGGCGCTGACCATGGCCCTCACCACCCCGGCCTGGGCCCCGCTCGTCTCCTTCACGCTCCTGATCCTCGTCCTGCTGCTCCGGCCGGATCGAGTCTAG
- a CDS encoding amino acid ABC transporter substrate-binding protein, producing the protein MTPMVPSHATLAAFLLLSLTLPVSGTAAPAGPPVRVGSTLALTGPLAATALVHKITGEIYVEQVNRKNGLLGRPVEWVLLDDQSKPDLARTLYERLITVDKVDLLIGPYATGAILSAMGVAQRYDKLLIHHTFGIPHLAKYERHFPTWAIGPEPARTFPNLLFDALAASAKPPRSIAIVTDKFPSVHFMSAGAREVAQKRGLREVLYLEFEFGTRDFGPIAARIKDANPDFLWVGAIGLDGNMILEALKKIDYTPRSHFYLYPAPGPLAKSSEGKNALSTTVFEEHPPFTEAPAAAELVKLFRERATRAGLPYPAVDAQAAASYTAWQLLEAAVTATKSLDDKALAQWLKTNRVDTIIGKLRFDGPNNYGDDLSKVKQVQEGKWVVVWPKEYAAPGTQLVAP; encoded by the coding sequence ATGACGCCCATGGTCCCGAGCCACGCCACGCTGGCCGCGTTCCTGTTACTGTCGCTCACGCTGCCGGTCTCGGGGACAGCGGCGCCGGCCGGCCCGCCGGTTCGCGTCGGCAGCACGCTCGCACTCACGGGGCCGCTGGCGGCGACCGCTCTCGTCCACAAGATCACCGGGGAGATCTACGTCGAGCAGGTGAACCGCAAGAACGGCTTGCTCGGGCGTCCCGTCGAGTGGGTCTTGCTCGACGACCAGTCCAAGCCCGACCTGGCCCGCACGCTCTACGAACGCTTGATCACGGTCGACAAGGTCGACCTGCTCATCGGGCCCTACGCCACCGGAGCGATCCTCTCCGCCATGGGGGTGGCGCAGCGCTACGACAAATTGCTGATCCACCACACCTTCGGCATTCCCCACCTGGCGAAGTACGAGCGGCACTTCCCCACCTGGGCGATCGGTCCGGAGCCCGCCCGGACCTTCCCGAACCTCCTGTTCGACGCGCTGGCCGCCTCGGCGAAGCCGCCCCGGTCGATCGCGATCGTGACCGACAAGTTCCCCTCCGTACATTTCATGTCCGCCGGCGCTCGAGAGGTGGCGCAGAAGCGGGGCCTCCGCGAGGTGCTCTACCTGGAGTTCGAGTTCGGCACCCGGGACTTCGGGCCGATCGCGGCGCGGATCAAGGACGCGAATCCGGACTTTCTCTGGGTGGGCGCGATCGGACTCGATGGGAACATGATCCTGGAGGCGCTCAAGAAGATCGACTACACGCCGCGCAGCCACTTCTATCTCTACCCGGCGCCGGGACCGCTCGCCAAGTCGTCCGAGGGGAAGAACGCCCTCTCCACGACGGTGTTCGAGGAGCACCCGCCGTTCACGGAGGCTCCGGCGGCGGCCGAACTCGTCAAGCTCTTCCGCGAGCGGGCGACCAGGGCCGGGCTGCCCTACCCGGCCGTCGACGCTCAGGCCGCGGCCTCCTACACGGCCTGGCAGCTTCTGGAAGCGGCCGTGACCGCGACCAAGAGCCTGGACGACAAGGCGCTGGCCCAGTGGCTCAAGACCAATCGGGTGGACACGATCATCGGCAAGCTCCGCTTCGACGGTCCGAACAACTACGGCGACGACCTCTCCAAGGTGAAGCAGGTACAGGAGGGAAAGTGGGTGGTCGTCTGGCCGAAGGAATACGCGGCGCCGGGAACCCAGCTCGTCGCTCCGTGA